The genome window ccccacaaccccccccactcctcaccccccccacaaccccccccactcctcacccccccacaaccccccccactcctcaccccccccacaaccccccccactcctcacccccccactcctcaccccccccacaacccccccactcctcaccccccccactcctcaccccccccacaacccccccactcctcacaccccccccactcctcaccccccccacaaccccccccactcctcaccccccccacaacccccccccactcctcaccccccccacaacccccccactcctcaccccccccacaaccccccccactcctcaccccccactcctcaccccccccactcctcacccccccccacaacccccccactcctcaccccccccacatccccccccactcctcaccccccccacaacccccccacaaccccccacaaccccccccacaacccccccactcctcacccccccacaacccccccactcctcaccccccccacaaccccccactcctcacccccccactcctcaccccccactcctcacccccccacaacccccccaccctcaccccccactcctcaccccccccacaaccccccactcctcacccccccacaacccccccactcctcacccccccactcctcacccccccacaaccccccactcctcacccccccactcctcacccccccactcctcaccccccccacacccccctcccccccactcctcacccccccactcctcaccccccccacaacccccccactcctcaccccccactcctcaccccccccacaacccccccactcctcacccccccacaacccccccactcctcacccccccactcctcaccccccccaacccccccactcctcacccccccacaacccccccactcctcaccccccactcctcacccccccactcctcaccccccccacaacccccccactcctcaccccccactcctcaccccccccacaacccccccactcctcacccccccactcctcaccccccccacaacccccccactcctcacccccccactcctcacccccccactcctcaccccccccacaacccccccactcctcacccccccactcctcacccccccactcctcaccccccccacaaccccccNNNNNNNNNNNNNNNNNNNNNNNNNNNNNNNNNNNNNNNNNNNNNNNNNNNNNNNNNNNNNNNNNNNNNNNNNNNNNNNNNNNNNNNNNNNNNNNNNNNNNNNNNNNNNNNNNNNNNNNNNNNNNNNNNNNNNNNNNNNNNNNNNNNNNNNNNNNNNNNNNNNNNNNNNNNNNNNNNNNNNNNNNNNNNNNNNNNNNNNNNNNNNNNNNNNNNNNNNNNNNNNNNNNNNNNNNNNNNNNNNNNNNNNNNNNNNNNNNNNNNNNNNNNNNNNNNNNNNNNNNNNNNNNNNNNNNNNNNNNNNNNNNNNNNNNNNNNNNNNNNNNNNNNNNNNNNNNNNNNNNNNNNNNNNNNNNNNNNNNNNNNNNNNNNNNNNNNNNNNNNNNNNNNNNNNNNNNNNNNNNNNNNNNNNNNNNNNNNNNNNNNNNNNNNNNNNNNNNNNNNNNNNNNNNNNNNNNNNNNNNNNNNNNNNNNNNNNNNNNNNNNNNNNNNNNNNNNNNNNNNNNNNNNNNNNNNNNNNNNNNNNNNNNNNNNNNNNNNNNNNNNNNNNNNNNNNNNNNNNNNNNNNNNNNNNNNNNNNNNNNNNNNNNNNNNNNNNNNNNNNNNNNNNNNNNNNNNNNNNNNNNNNNNNNNNNNNNNNNNNNNNNNNNNNNNNNNNNNNNNNNNNNNNNNNNNNNNNNNNNNNNNNNNNNNNNNNNNNNNNNNNNNNNNNNNNNNNNNNNNNNNNNNNNNNNNNNNNNNNNNNNNNNNNNNNNNNNNNNNNNNNNNNNNNNNNNNNNNNNNNNNNNNNNNNNNNNNNNNNNNNNNNNNNNNNNNNNNNNNNNNNNNNNNNNNNNNNNNNNNNNNNNNNNNNNNNNNNNNNNNNNNNNNNNNNNNNNNNNNNNNNNNNNNNNNNNNNNNNNNNNNNNNNNNNNNNNNNNNNNNNNNNNNNNNNNNNNNNNNNNNNNNNNNNNNNNNNNNNNNNNNNNNNNNNNNNNNNNNNNNNNNNNNNNNNNNNNNNNNNNNNNNNNNNNNNNNNNNNNNNNNNNNNNNNNNNNNNNNNNNNNNNNNNNNNNNNNNNNNNNNNNNNNNNNNNNcaacccccccactccccacccccccacaacccccccactccccacccccccacaacccccccacaactcaccccccccacaactcaccccccccacaacccccccactactcacccccccacaaaccccccacaacccccccactactcacccccccacaacgcccccccccacaactcacccccccccactcacccccccacaacccccccactcctcaccccccccacaacccccccactcctcacccccccacaaccacccccacaaccccccactcctcacccccccacaacccccccccactcctcaccccccactcctcaaccacccacaaccccccccactcctcaccccccctctcctcacccccccacaacccccccccaccccccccactcctcacccccccacaacccccccccaccccccccactcctcacccccccacaacccccccccaccccaccccccccacaaccccccccaccccacccccccccccacaacccccccccactcctcacccccccccacaaccccccccccctcacaccccccccccacccaccccccccccacaaccccccccactactcacccccccactcctcacaagtcaccccccccacccaccccccccccactactcacccccccaccactcaccccccccacaacccccccactactcacccccccccacaacccccccccactactcacccccccacaacccccccacaccccccccccacaccccccccacactcacccccccaccaccccccactcaccccccccacctcacccccccccacctcacccccccaccacccccccccacctcaccccccccacctcaccccccccacccaccccccccacaacccccccccccccacccccccacaacccccccccacaccccccccccacctcaccccccccacacccccccccccacctcacccccccacaacccccccccccacctcacccccccacaacccccccccccacaaccccccccccacctcaccccccccacaaccccccccccacaacccccccccacctcaccccccccacaacccccccccacaaccccccccccacctcacccccccacaacccccccccacaaccccccccccacctcacccccccacaaccccccccacctcacccccccactactcacccccccacaactcaccccccccacaacccccccactactcaccccccccacaacccccccactaccacccccccacaaaccccccacaacccccccccacaaccccccccaccactcaccc of Stegostoma tigrinum isolate sSteTig4 chromosome 21, sSteTig4.hap1, whole genome shotgun sequence contains these proteins:
- the LOC132210844 gene encoding uncharacterized protein LOC132210844, producing PLLTPPTPHPPTPPPLLTPPLPPPLLTPPLPPHSSPPHSPPTPPSPPPQPPHSSPPPQPPPLLTPHSSPPPLLTPPHNPPTPHPPHIPPHSSPPPQPPHNPPQPPPQPPHSSPPHNPPTPHPPHNPPLLTPPLLTPHSSPPHNPPTLTPHSSPPPQPPTPHPPTTPPLLTPPLLTPPQPPTPHPPTPHPPTPHPPHTPLPPTPHPPTPHPPSSPPPQPPHSSPPTPHPPHNPPTPHPPTPHPPHNPPTPHPPTPHPPTPHPPHNPPTPHPPTPHPP